From a region of the Janthinobacterium sp. 61 genome:
- a CDS encoding carboxymuconolactone decarboxylase family protein, with the protein MSRLTLHTLDTAPPDSRPFVEKAIANNGYLPNLIGVLANAPLALETYLTVSGINARASLSLMEREVVQITAARIHGCDFCIAGHSAISLKKAAQTPDTVRALQHGQPTGDAKLDAVAAFATAVIATRGAVADVAYQAFLAAGYNEQQALEVVLGISLATLCNFSNSLAGTPVNPQLTPYLPGAV; encoded by the coding sequence ATGTCCCGTCTGACGCTGCACACTCTCGATACCGCCCCGCCCGATAGCCGCCCCTTCGTGGAAAAGGCCATCGCCAACAATGGCTACCTGCCCAACCTGATCGGCGTGCTGGCCAATGCCCCATTGGCGCTGGAAACCTATCTGACCGTATCGGGCATCAATGCGCGCGCCAGCCTGAGTTTGATGGAACGCGAAGTGGTGCAAATCACCGCCGCGCGCATCCACGGCTGCGATTTCTGCATCGCCGGCCATAGCGCCATCTCGCTGAAAAAAGCGGCACAGACGCCTGATACGGTGCGCGCCCTGCAGCATGGCCAGCCGACCGGCGACGCCAAGCTGGACGCCGTCGCCGCCTTCGCCACGGCCGTCATCGCCACGCGCGGCGCCGTCGCCGACGTAGCCTATCAAGCCTTCCTGGCAGCAGGCTACAACGAACAGCAGGCGCTGGAAGTCGTGCTGGGCATCAGCCTGGCCACCCTGTGCAATTTCTCCAACAGCCTGGCCGGCACGCCCGTCAATCCGCAATTGACGCCCTACCTGCCTGGCGCCGTCTGA